A section of the Telopea speciosissima isolate NSW1024214 ecotype Mountain lineage chromosome 3, Tspe_v1, whole genome shotgun sequence genome encodes:
- the LOC122655642 gene encoding uncharacterized protein LOC122655642 — translation MASKLQQIQSKAVQASKFVAKHGCAYQKQLLEQNKKYIQEPPTIEKCNELSKQLFYTRLASIPGRYESLWKELDYVKQLWKSRPELKVEDAGIAALFGLECYAWYCAGEIVGRGFTFTGYYV, via the exons ATGGCGTCCAAGTTACAACAAATACAGTCAAAGGCTGTTCAAGCTTCAAAATTTGTGGCCAAGCATGGATGTGCTTACCAAAAGCAGTTATTGGAGCAGAACAAGAAATACATCCAAGAACCACCTACTATTGAGAAATGTAACGAATTGTCAAAACAGCTCTTCTACACTCGTCTTGCAAG TATTCCTGGTCGTTACGAGTCCCTCTGGAAAGAACTTGATTACGTCAAGCAACTTTGGAAGAGTAGGCCGGAATTGAAGGTTGAGGATGCTGGCATTGCTGCTCTGTTCGGGCTGGAGTGCTATGCCTGGTATTGTGCTGGTGAGATCGTTGGAAGAGGATTTACATTCACCGGCTACTATGTCTAA